The following are from one region of the Polaribacter marinaquae genome:
- a CDS encoding glycosyltransferase has product MAKNNLLVSVIIPTYNRKQYLEKTILSVLNQTYKNIEVLVIDDGSSDNYAKSVCEKFEKCFYYYKNNGGVSSARNYGVRKAKGSFIAFLDDDDIWVKEKLKIQINALINHNDIDCVHGPVEVIDECDNRKGIFYGASKEKTHKRSGYVFWNALGVWLVKASTPLIRKEVFKGNLFFDEDIEVGEDTDFYQRMFFKHKVLYIDKVLTQYRVYSESKSLSSQVEKYNGLEKKIFNNFVKMGIKNPIILNKVARKLLLSKIKNLNKSNNNIKLGFFEKYFLPIHTLKNIK; this is encoded by the coding sequence ATGGCTAAAAATAACTTATTAGTGTCGGTAATTATACCAACATACAATAGAAAGCAATATTTAGAAAAAACAATACTAAGTGTATTAAACCAAACATACAAAAACATAGAAGTATTAGTTATAGATGATGGGTCTTCTGATAATTATGCTAAATCCGTTTGTGAAAAATTTGAAAAGTGTTTTTACTATTACAAAAATAATGGAGGAGTCTCATCTGCAAGGAATTACGGAGTAAGAAAAGCAAAAGGAAGCTTTATTGCTTTTTTAGATGATGATGATATATGGGTGAAAGAAAAATTAAAAATCCAAATAAATGCTCTAATTAATCATAATGATATTGATTGTGTACATGGTCCTGTAGAAGTGATAGATGAGTGTGATAATAGGAAAGGTATATTCTATGGAGCTTCAAAAGAAAAAACACATAAAAGATCTGGATATGTTTTTTGGAATGCACTGGGAGTGTGGCTAGTAAAAGCCTCTACACCACTTATTAGAAAAGAAGTTTTTAAAGGAAATCTTTTTTTTGATGAAGATATAGAAGTAGGAGAAGATACAGATTTTTACCAAAGAATGTTTTTTAAACACAAAGTGTTGTATATTGACAAAGTTTTAACTCAATATAGAGTATATTCGGAGAGTAAAAGTTTATCATCTCAAGTAGAAAAATATAACGGGCTTGAGAAAAAAATTTTTAATAATTTTGTTAAAATGGGAATAAAAAATCCAATTATTTTAAATAAAGTTGCTAGAAAATTATTGCTTTCAAAAATTAAGAATTTAAATAAATCTAACAATAATATAAAATTAGGCTTTTTTGAAAAGTATTTTTTACCAATTCATACCTTAAAAAATATAAAATGA
- a CDS encoding acylneuraminate cytidylyltransferase family protein: MKVLAIIPARGGSKGIPMKNIINFRGKPLIQWTIEAALQSKYITETIVSSDSNEILEVAKKNKDVLLLKRPNYLAEDSTRTEPVLKHAITSLQNKKYDYIILLQPTSPLRDSKDIDASFKKIEKQNADSLISVCSVEHHPYKTFKLDENGFLKGIINNDFPFSPRQILPDTYRANGAIYIIKTKKFLEKELLITDNTIDYQMSKQKSLDIDTKEDLI; encoded by the coding sequence ATGAAAGTATTAGCAATTATACCTGCCAGAGGAGGGTCTAAAGGAATTCCTATGAAAAACATTATTAATTTCAGGGGAAAACCGTTAATACAATGGACTATTGAAGCCGCATTACAATCTAAATATATTACAGAAACCATTGTATCATCTGATAGTAATGAAATTCTAGAAGTTGCTAAAAAAAATAAAGATGTATTACTATTAAAAAGACCTAACTATTTAGCAGAAGATTCAACCAGAACAGAACCTGTATTAAAACATGCTATAACTAGTTTACAAAATAAAAAATATGACTATATTATTTTATTACAGCCAACCTCTCCATTAAGGGATTCTAAAGATATAGATGCTTCTTTTAAAAAAATAGAAAAACAAAATGCAGATTCTTTAATTAGTGTTTGTAGTGTAGAGCATCATCCGTATAAAACTTTTAAATTAGATGAAAACGGTTTCTTAAAAGGTATTATTAATAATGATTTTCCTTTTAGTCCAAGGCAAATATTACCCGATACTTACAGAGCAAATGGAGCAATTTATATTATTAAAACTAAGAAATTTCTTGAAAAAGAACTTTTAATAACAGATAATACGATAGATTACCAGATGAGCAAACAAAAAAGTTTAGATATAGATACTAAAGAAGATTTAATATAA
- a CDS encoding glycosyltransferase family A protein yields MRIGNNPAKENSNLKIESYHRVVIPVYIPNLTEDYFKDGLKILVLCLESLLLTIHSKTRVTLINNNCCSEVVDYLQKIYQSNDLVDQLLHSKINLGKINAIYAAVKSNLEPLISISDADVMFLPNWQKEVEKIINVFPEAGMVSPVPTSLGYRSKYMFNTIYYALTKGKLKFSDVEDSDALVNFQKSIGREKMYNKQHLSKYLTISKDETNAVIGCGHFVATFRAEVFKKSPNEVCKLKIVGGSESDYFDIPNDKANLLRLATTSNYAYHLGNTIEQWMIEKLDRIKESNFTNSPLKSLSDVKYVKKHGYFIGKMLHKVLFNKAKKVYFSYKGMKADY; encoded by the coding sequence ATGAGGATTGGAAATAACCCTGCTAAAGAAAATAGTAATTTAAAAATAGAATCATATCATAGGGTTGTTATACCCGTATATATACCAAATTTAACAGAAGACTATTTTAAAGATGGTTTAAAAATATTAGTTTTATGTTTAGAATCTCTTTTATTAACAATACATTCTAAAACTAGAGTTACTCTCATAAATAATAATTGCTGTTCTGAAGTTGTTGATTATTTGCAAAAAATATATCAATCTAACGATTTAGTAGATCAGTTGCTACATTCTAAAATTAATTTAGGGAAAATAAATGCAATATATGCAGCAGTAAAAAGTAATTTAGAACCTTTAATATCCATTTCGGATGCAGATGTGATGTTTTTACCTAATTGGCAAAAAGAAGTAGAAAAAATAATAAATGTATTTCCAGAGGCAGGTATGGTTTCTCCTGTACCAACAAGTTTAGGCTATAGATCAAAATATATGTTTAACACTATATATTATGCCTTAACGAAAGGTAAATTGAAATTTTCTGATGTTGAAGATTCTGATGCATTGGTGAATTTTCAAAAAAGTATAGGAAGAGAAAAAATGTATAACAAACAGCATTTAAGTAAATATTTAACAATTAGTAAAGATGAGACTAATGCTGTAATAGGTTGCGGTCATTTTGTGGCTACTTTTAGAGCTGAAGTTTTTAAGAAAAGTCCTAATGAGGTTTGTAAGCTTAAAATTGTTGGAGGTAGTGAGTCTGATTATTTTGATATACCAAATGATAAAGCCAATTTGCTTAGACTAGCTACTACAAGTAATTATGCGTATCATTTAGGAAACACCATAGAGCAATGGATGATAGAGAAGTTGGACAGGATTAAAGAAAGTAATTTTACAAATAGTCCTTTAAAATCTCTGTCTGATGTAAAATATGTTAAAAAGCATGGTTATTTCATAGGTAAAATGTTACATAAAGTTTTGTTTAATAAAGCAAAAAAAGTATATTTTTCATACAAAGGAATGAAAGCAGATTATTAA
- a CDS encoding glycosyltransferase family 4 protein: protein MLKETRILISNIGLPSKIIGSWSTRLSKFITNNPDFFDYILSPEKEGKNNIFCQKKNFITWSKKVRNLNLKHWVAKDYLNEISNLSKKAKKITIVVLDDAHLLEAIALEKNKFKCEIKLIFSFHGFSLNLNELILNKIDKVLFLTNLSYEDALKKNETFTPEVEVIGNGVDSSIFYPLQRVNKIEQKNKMEFNFNDQIICWMSNSRRKKGLHIFIKIIDEINKLNVPVKFIIIGSNIEINKKNVSNIGRISNHEMAKYLQISDYYFFTSLCKEGFGLSLLESIKCGVKVITSNNGGIPEVIQGLDNITVVKKPNIISEWVEAFVKSYHQKSTILSKEDASKIWSYKDWEEKFKKSIL from the coding sequence ATGTTAAAAGAAACACGTATTTTAATATCTAATATAGGCTTACCATCTAAGATTATTGGTAGTTGGTCTACAAGACTAAGTAAGTTTATTACAAATAATCCAGATTTCTTTGATTATATTTTATCTCCTGAAAAAGAGGGGAAAAATAATATATTTTGTCAAAAAAAAAACTTTATTACTTGGAGTAAAAAAGTTAGAAACCTAAACCTAAAGCACTGGGTGGCTAAAGATTATTTGAATGAGATATCAAACTTATCAAAAAAAGCCAAAAAAATAACTATTGTTGTTTTAGATGATGCTCACCTCTTAGAAGCAATTGCTTTAGAAAAAAACAAATTTAAATGTGAAATAAAATTAATTTTTTCTTTTCATGGTTTTAGTTTAAATTTAAATGAACTGATTTTAAATAAAATAGATAAAGTACTTTTTTTAACAAATTTAAGTTATGAAGATGCACTTAAAAAAAATGAAACTTTTACTCCAGAAGTTGAAGTTATAGGAAATGGTGTTGATTCATCAATATTTTATCCTTTACAAAGAGTTAATAAAATTGAGCAAAAAAATAAAATGGAGTTTAATTTTAACGACCAAATAATATGTTGGATGTCTAATTCAAGAAGAAAAAAAGGTTTACATATTTTTATTAAAATAATAGACGAGATTAATAAGTTAAATGTACCTGTTAAGTTCATTATAATAGGTTCTAATATTGAAATTAACAAAAAAAATGTTTCTAATATTGGTCGAATTTCAAATCATGAAATGGCCAAATATTTACAAATATCAGATTATTATTTTTTTACTTCTCTTTGTAAAGAAGGTTTTGGATTATCTCTTCTAGAGTCTATAAAATGTGGTGTAAAAGTAATTACATCTAATAATGGAGGAATACCAGAGGTGATACAAGGGTTAGACAATATTACTGTAGTGAAAAAGCCAAACATTATCTCTGAATGGGTAGAGGCTTTTGTAAAATCTTATCATCAAAAAAGTACCATTCTATCTAAAGAAGATGCTTCTAAAATATGGAGTTATAAAGATTGGGAAGAAAAATTTAAAAAATCAATACTATAA
- a CDS encoding glycosyltransferase family 2 protein, translating into MHKVSIILPSYNHKQYLLDRLHTIKNQTYKYWELVIIDDASTDGSIEVLKKFKEENSNKISNFIVNKKNSGSGYKSWQKGIELAKGKYIWIAETDDYSDCFFLEKLVNALENNSKAALAFCNSFYVNKHRKKMYTSEKRTHDLEVKKKTSKVFDNKLFMDTVLFNPYITNGSAVVFKNPSDNIPNKLFSYKQSSDMFLWTYLIKDRSFVFVNEHLNYFRRHENSTTVKNNISNLKMIYSEKISFLNYFNFKDKKKEFLQHYIKYYVWNNKKQWYKIKFLYRLNDNRFLAFLYYKHLLRFLINKI; encoded by the coding sequence ATGCATAAGGTTTCTATTATTTTACCCAGTTATAATCATAAACAATATTTGTTAGATAGATTACATACAATCAAAAATCAAACATATAAGTATTGGGAGTTAGTTATAATAGATGATGCATCTACAGATGGTAGTATAGAAGTGCTTAAAAAGTTTAAGGAGGAAAATTCAAATAAAATATCAAATTTTATTGTTAACAAAAAAAATTCTGGTAGCGGATATAAATCTTGGCAAAAAGGAATAGAATTAGCAAAAGGAAAATATATATGGATTGCTGAAACAGATGATTATTCTGATTGTTTTTTTTTAGAAAAATTAGTTAATGCCTTAGAGAATAATTCTAAAGCAGCTTTAGCTTTCTGCAATTCTTTTTATGTTAATAAACATAGAAAAAAAATGTATACTTCTGAAAAAAGAACACATGATTTAGAGGTAAAGAAAAAAACATCAAAAGTGTTTGATAATAAGCTTTTTATGGATACTGTTCTTTTTAACCCATACATTACAAACGGAAGTGCAGTTGTGTTTAAGAACCCTTCTGATAATATCCCAAATAAATTATTTAGTTACAAACAATCATCTGATATGTTTTTATGGACTTATTTAATAAAAGATAGGAGTTTTGTATTTGTAAATGAGCATTTAAATTATTTTAGAAGACACGAAAATTCTACTACTGTAAAAAATAATATTAGTAATTTAAAAATGATTTATTCAGAAAAAATATCTTTTTTAAATTATTTTAATTTTAAAGATAAAAAAAAGGAATTTTTACAACATTACATTAAGTATTATGTATGGAACAACAAAAAACAGTGGTATAAAATAAAATTTTTATATCGGCTAAATGATAATAGGTTTTTAGCTTTTTTATATTACAAACATCTACTTAGATTTTTGATAAACAAAATTTAA
- a CDS encoding glycosyltransferase family 4 protein, whose product MRILFICPDINKPTGGIKQIYRQVDVLNKNGFKAFILHQNRSFKCTWFYNSTPILYNSKIFKDIELLRFGKPKGLQKIRKFIKKIVTFKLDKINNQNIEITESDILVFPEVYGNKVAKLLPDIKKVIYNQGCYQTFFGHNLDLNNKETPYLSKDLIAIIVNSENGKKYINYSFPNKDLYRVHYGIDRNNFYYQKNKKRQIAYMPRRLRVDLLQIINILKFRGVLEGWELVEIDNMTENQVANVFKESAIFLNFSINEGFGMPPAEAMACGCLVIGYPGKGGDEFFKEEFSYPIPDRNVLMYAQKLEQLLLNYDKNKLKHLEQGKKASEFILKEYAIEVEENDITSVWTSIFEKNNFNK is encoded by the coding sequence ATGAGAATACTATTTATTTGCCCAGATATTAATAAACCTACAGGTGGTATTAAACAAATATACAGACAGGTAGATGTTTTAAATAAAAACGGTTTTAAAGCTTTTATCTTACATCAAAACCGTTCTTTTAAATGTACATGGTTTTATAATTCTACCCCTATATTATATAATTCTAAGATTTTTAAGGATATAGAGCTTCTAAGGTTTGGGAAACCAAAAGGGTTACAAAAGATAAGAAAATTTATAAAGAAAATAGTTACTTTTAAACTTGACAAAATAAATAATCAAAATATAGAAATAACTGAGTCAGATATTTTGGTTTTTCCTGAGGTTTATGGTAATAAGGTAGCTAAACTATTACCAGATATAAAAAAAGTAATTTATAATCAAGGTTGTTATCAGACTTTTTTTGGACATAATTTAGACTTAAATAATAAAGAAACACCATACTTAAGTAAAGATTTAATAGCGATAATAGTAAACTCAGAAAATGGTAAAAAATATATAAATTATTCTTTTCCCAATAAAGATTTGTATAGAGTACATTATGGTATAGATCGTAATAACTTCTATTATCAAAAAAATAAAAAGAGACAAATAGCTTACATGCCTCGTAGGTTAAGAGTTGATTTGTTACAAATAATTAATATATTAAAATTTAGAGGTGTTTTAGAAGGTTGGGAATTAGTAGAAATAGATAACATGACAGAGAATCAGGTTGCTAATGTGTTTAAAGAAAGTGCTATTTTTTTAAATTTTAGTATAAACGAAGGTTTTGGTATGCCACCTGCAGAAGCTATGGCTTGTGGTTGTTTGGTTATCGGTTATCCAGGAAAAGGAGGAGATGAATTTTTTAAAGAAGAGTTCAGTTATCCAATACCAGATAGAAATGTTTTGATGTATGCACAAAAATTAGAGCAGCTATTACTTAACTATGATAAAAATAAATTAAAGCATTTAGAACAAGGTAAAAAAGCATCTGAGTTTATTTTAAAAGAATATGCTATTGAAGTTGAGGAAAATGATATTACATCTGTTTGGACTTCAATTTTTGAAAAAAATAATTTTAATAAATAG
- the neuC gene encoding UDP-N-acetylglucosamine 2-epimerase: MKKIVFLTGTRADFGKLKSLIRITQKSTDFDVQIFATGMHLDEKYGLTVNEIYKSGFTNIATFQNHVGAEFMDRTLAKTIQGFSEYIAIQKPDLIIVHGDRVEALAGAIVGSLNNILVGHIEGGEISGTIDELIRHSVSKLSHIHLVSNLEAKKRLIQMGELESSLHVIGSPDLDLMNPKKLPKLTEVKNYYDIKFKEFAIVMYHPVTTEYHKIIEQTKTFVDALLASTNNYIVIYPNNDLGTKEILKEYQRLENNKRFKIFPSLRFEYFLKLLSKAQFIIGNSSAGIREAPFYNIPTIDVGTRQHNRGNAISIKNVKHNEQQILETINNVENSSKNNVNIEFGNGESDILFLELLKTENLWKVNRQKQFQDL, translated from the coding sequence ATGAAAAAGATAGTTTTCTTAACAGGAACTCGTGCAGATTTTGGGAAGCTTAAATCATTAATAAGAATTACTCAAAAATCTACAGATTTTGACGTGCAGATATTTGCTACAGGAATGCATTTAGATGAAAAATATGGTCTTACTGTAAATGAAATTTATAAAAGTGGTTTTACGAATATAGCTACTTTTCAAAACCATGTAGGCGCAGAGTTTATGGATAGAACTCTAGCAAAAACAATTCAAGGTTTTTCTGAATATATAGCTATTCAAAAACCAGATTTAATTATTGTTCATGGAGATAGAGTAGAAGCTCTAGCAGGCGCTATTGTTGGGAGTTTAAATAATATTTTGGTTGGACATATAGAGGGAGGAGAGATATCTGGTACTATTGACGAACTTATTAGACATTCTGTTAGTAAATTATCTCATATACATTTGGTTTCTAATCTAGAAGCAAAAAAAAGGTTGATTCAAATGGGGGAATTAGAAAGCTCTTTGCATGTTATAGGTTCTCCTGATTTAGATTTAATGAACCCTAAAAAATTACCTAAATTAACAGAAGTTAAAAATTATTACGATATTAAATTTAAAGAGTTTGCTATTGTAATGTATCACCCAGTAACTACAGAATATCATAAGATTATAGAACAAACGAAGACCTTTGTAGATGCTTTACTAGCATCTACAAATAACTATATTGTTATTTATCCTAATAACGATTTAGGAACTAAAGAAATACTAAAAGAATATCAAAGACTCGAAAATAATAAACGATTTAAAATTTTTCCTTCTTTAAGATTTGAATATTTCTTAAAACTTTTAAGTAAGGCGCAATTTATAATAGGCAATTCTAGCGCAGGTATAAGAGAAGCTCCTTTTTATAATATTCCAACAATAGATGTAGGAACTAGGCAACACAATAGAGGTAATGCAATTTCTATTAAGAATGTAAAACATAACGAGCAGCAAATATTAGAAACAATAAACAATGTTGAAAATAGTTCTAAAAATAATGTAAATATAGAATTTGGAAATGGAGAAAGTGATATTTTATTTTTAGAATTACTTAAGACAGAAAATTTATGGAAAGTAAATAGACAAAAACAATTTCAAGATCTATAG
- a CDS encoding NAD-dependent epimerase/dehydratase family protein has protein sequence MMTHILVTGGAGNVGSSLVAKLSENKNNKIIVFDNLLTGNLNKVPKKENVIFIKGNVNDYNDISGVFFRYNFNYVFHFAAVVGVQRTLNNPLWVLEDIKGFDNILKLCKNTNVNRVYFSSSSEVYGEPFEIPQNEKTTPLNSKLPYAIVKNLGESYLKSYHQEFNLQYCIFRFFNTYGPNQSDDFVVPKFIDLALRNENITLYGDGLQTRTFCYIDDNIDTIINIHENSLVKNDVINIGNDIELTVKKLAELVVKLTKSKSKIVHVPALKEGDMNRRCPDIQKMKKILQRDLVSVEEGILRLIDFKKNSTNVI, from the coding sequence ATGATGACACATATTTTGGTTACAGGAGGAGCAGGAAATGTTGGAAGTTCTCTGGTAGCAAAACTTTCAGAGAATAAGAATAACAAAATAATTGTTTTTGATAATTTGTTAACAGGTAATCTTAACAAGGTTCCAAAAAAAGAAAATGTAATATTTATTAAAGGAAATGTTAATGACTATAATGATATTTCAGGAGTTTTTTTTAGATATAATTTTAATTATGTTTTCCATTTTGCTGCAGTAGTAGGTGTACAAAGAACATTAAATAACCCTCTTTGGGTATTAGAAGATATTAAAGGATTTGACAATATTTTAAAATTATGTAAAAACACGAATGTAAATCGTGTCTACTTCTCATCTTCGTCTGAAGTTTATGGAGAACCTTTTGAAATACCTCAGAATGAAAAAACAACACCTTTAAATTCTAAATTACCTTATGCTATAGTTAAAAATTTAGGAGAATCGTATTTAAAATCTTATCATCAAGAATTTAATTTACAATATTGTATTTTTAGGTTTTTTAACACTTATGGGCCCAACCAAAGTGATGATTTTGTAGTTCCAAAGTTTATTGACTTAGCTTTAAGAAATGAAAATATAACCCTTTATGGAGACGGTTTACAGACAAGAACTTTTTGTTATATTGATGATAATATTGATACCATTATTAATATACATGAAAACTCTTTAGTAAAAAATGATGTTATTAATATTGGAAATGATATAGAATTAACTGTAAAAAAATTAGCTGAGTTAGTTGTTAAATTAACCAAATCAAAATCAAAAATAGTTCATGTACCAGCCTTAAAAGAAGGAGATATGAACAGGAGATGTCCTGATATTCAAAAGATGAAGAAAATCTTGCAAAGAGACTTAGTTTCTGTAGAAGAAGGAATTCTTAGATTAATTGATTTTAAGAAAAACAGTACAAATGTTATCTAA
- a CDS encoding ABC transporter ATP-binding protein → MSKEVILKVENLSKQYRLGTLGTGTISHDLNRFLAKIRGKEDPYLKIGESNDRASKGESEYVWALKDINFEVKKGEVLGIIGKNGAGKSTLLKILSKVTGPTTGSIKSNGRIASLLEVGTGFHPEMTGKENIFLNGAILGMTKKEIASKLDEIIAFSGCERYVDTPVKRYSSGMKVRLAFAVAAHLEPDILIVDEVLAVGDAEFQKKAIGKMQDISREGGRTVLFVSHNMAAVKSLCTRAFVIHNGAIDFEGKVEDAINEYLKGGKANSYKENYDIRKGNGLIKVVKTEIYGENQNLSPQTAKPFHLEFYIESSKNSIETKDLRLDVKIDDQYGQRIGWLSNWLYKVENLEKPNSILFKVENLQLNVGRYYISTDMYYNNTRTDWLQNYMYFDVTEGDYYTNGKVIPIEEARILLDFNVSFK, encoded by the coding sequence ATGAGTAAGGAAGTTATTTTAAAAGTTGAAAATTTATCTAAACAATATCGTTTAGGAACTTTAGGTACAGGAACAATAAGCCATGACTTAAATCGTTTTCTAGCTAAAATTCGAGGAAAAGAAGACCCGTATTTAAAAATTGGTGAATCTAATGACAGAGCATCTAAAGGAGAATCAGAATATGTTTGGGCGTTAAAAGACATCAATTTTGAAGTGAAGAAAGGAGAAGTTCTAGGAATTATTGGTAAAAACGGAGCGGGAAAATCAACATTATTAAAGATACTTTCTAAAGTAACTGGTCCAACCACAGGTTCAATAAAATCAAATGGAAGAATTGCTTCTTTGTTAGAAGTTGGTACTGGTTTTCATCCAGAAATGACAGGGAAAGAAAATATCTTTTTAAATGGCGCTATTCTTGGAATGACAAAAAAAGAAATAGCATCTAAACTAGATGAAATTATAGCATTTTCTGGTTGTGAGCGTTATGTTGATACGCCTGTTAAACGTTACTCTAGCGGAATGAAAGTGCGTTTGGCATTTGCTGTGGCAGCACATTTAGAACCCGATATTTTAATTGTTGATGAAGTTTTAGCAGTTGGTGATGCCGAATTTCAAAAGAAAGCAATAGGTAAAATGCAAGATATTTCTAGAGAAGGAGGTAGAACTGTTTTGTTTGTGAGTCATAATATGGCAGCTGTTAAGAGTTTGTGTACGAGAGCTTTTGTTATACATAATGGAGCAATTGATTTTGAAGGTAAAGTAGAGGATGCTATTAATGAGTATTTAAAAGGAGGGAAAGCTAATTCTTACAAAGAAAATTATGATATTAGAAAAGGAAATGGTTTAATTAAAGTAGTAAAAACTGAAATATATGGAGAAAACCAAAACTTATCACCTCAAACTGCAAAACCTTTTCATTTAGAGTTTTATATAGAAAGCAGTAAAAATAGTATTGAAACTAAAGATCTTCGTTTAGATGTTAAAATAGATGATCAATATGGACAGAGAATAGGGTGGTTAAGTAATTGGTTATATAAAGTAGAAAATCTTGAAAAACCTAATTCAATTTTATTTAAAGTAGAAAACTTACAGTTAAATGTAGGAAGATATTATATAAGTACAGACATGTATTATAATAATACTAGAACAGATTGGTTACAAAACTATATGTATTTTGATGTTACGGAAGGTGATTACTATACTAATGGAAAAGTGATTCCTATTGAAGAAGCTAGAATTTTATTAGATTTTAATGTAAGTTTTAAGTAA
- the neuB gene encoding N-acetylneuraminate synthase, translating into MNNKYIEIQNRKIGKDYPPFVIAEIGINHEGSLKIAKEMVDAAYRAGAECVKHQTHIVADEMSGAAKKVIPGNADVSIYEIMKRCALNEEDEIALKEYVESKGMIFISTPFSRAASERLEKMNVSAYKIGSGECNNYPLLEHVASFGKPVILSTGMNTIESVAKAVEIFEKVNVPLGLLHTTNLYPTPVHLVRFGAMQQLAEAFPNNVFGLSDHTLTNHACFGAVALGASILERHFTDHKQRTGPDIVCSMDENDCKELIEGSNMIWKMRGGTKKPAKEEQVTIDFAFATVVTIKEIKKGEVFTKDNLWVKRPGTGEILAEDYNSILGKKATRNIDNDAHLSLNDICI; encoded by the coding sequence TTGAATAATAAATATATAGAAATACAAAATAGAAAAATTGGTAAAGATTATCCTCCGTTTGTAATTGCAGAAATAGGAATTAATCATGAAGGTTCTTTAAAAATTGCCAAAGAAATGGTTGATGCAGCATACAGAGCAGGAGCAGAGTGTGTAAAACATCAAACTCATATTGTAGCAGATGAAATGAGTGGAGCGGCCAAAAAGGTAATTCCAGGTAATGCTGATGTTTCTATTTATGAAATAATGAAACGTTGTGCCTTAAATGAAGAAGATGAAATAGCTTTAAAAGAATATGTAGAAAGTAAGGGAATGATATTTATATCTACACCATTTTCCAGAGCTGCTTCAGAAAGGTTAGAAAAAATGAATGTTTCTGCTTATAAAATAGGTTCTGGAGAGTGTAATAATTATCCATTATTAGAACATGTAGCCTCTTTTGGTAAACCTGTAATTTTAAGCACAGGTATGAATACTATAGAAAGTGTAGCAAAGGCAGTAGAAATTTTTGAAAAAGTAAATGTTCCTTTAGGATTATTGCATACAACAAATCTCTATCCAACACCTGTTCATTTAGTACGTTTTGGAGCTATGCAACAATTAGCAGAAGCATTTCCAAATAACGTCTTTGGTTTATCAGATCATACTTTAACAAACCATGCTTGTTTTGGAGCAGTTGCTCTAGGAGCTTCCATATTAGAACGCCACTTTACAGACCATAAACAAAGAACAGGACCAGATATTGTTTGCTCTATGGATGAAAATGATTGTAAAGAGTTGATTGAAGGTAGTAATATGATTTGGAAAATGCGTGGTGGCACAAAAAAACCAGCAAAAGAAGAGCAGGTAACTATAGATTTTGCGTTTGCTACAGTAGTTACTATCAAAGAGATTAAAAAAGGAGAGGTTTTTACAAAAGATAATCTGTGGGTAAAAAGACCTGGAACAGGAGAAATTTTAGCTGAAGATTATAATTCTATTTTAGGAAAGAAAGCTACTAGAAATATTGATAATGATGCGCATTTAAGTTTAAATGATATTTGTATATAA